Proteins found in one Actinokineospora alba genomic segment:
- a CDS encoding M14 family zinc carboxypeptidase, which translates to MSPTRRTAATLGLAAAATAAVLLSALPGSAAPTAPAVAEATGPTYVYRITGGAAKADALLTAGFDVLEDRDGDDLFVMGRNDTGGRLRGGGFRVSIEQVLAPPKWTPPARSGQAAVLDAAVAEETYYGGYRTVNAQYAHLNQVASDHAALATVVDYGDSWRKTRGAGGYDLKAICITKKAAGDCALSTSAPKPRLFVMAQLHAREITTGDVAYRWIDHLTDGYGVDSQVTSLLNSTEVWVVPIANPDGVDIVQRGGGSPYTHRKNANTTNGPNCGTTGGTSQIGIDLNRNTSSGYGTGSSTNPCSETYRGPSANSEVETKALQQLWRSLYKDRRATGTSAAAPADTTGVVISMHSYSNMVLFPWGFSSTYHTGNDASLRAMAKEMARIAGGWRYGQPGEVLYNAGGSTDDWVYDDLGAASFVWEIGNTSGSCAGFLPAYSCQSGTYWPKVKPMLTYAASKAARPYGP; encoded by the coding sequence TTGTCCCCCACTCGACGAACCGCGGCCACGCTGGGCCTCGCGGCGGCCGCCACGGCCGCCGTGCTGCTCAGCGCCCTGCCCGGCTCCGCGGCACCCACCGCCCCCGCCGTCGCGGAGGCGACCGGCCCCACCTACGTGTACCGGATCACCGGCGGGGCCGCGAAGGCCGACGCCCTGCTGACCGCAGGCTTCGACGTCCTCGAAGACCGTGACGGCGACGACCTGTTCGTCATGGGTCGCAACGACACCGGCGGCAGGCTGCGCGGCGGCGGCTTCCGGGTGTCCATCGAACAGGTGCTCGCCCCGCCGAAGTGGACTCCCCCGGCCCGCAGCGGCCAGGCGGCGGTGCTCGACGCCGCGGTCGCCGAGGAGACCTACTACGGCGGCTACCGCACGGTCAACGCCCAGTACGCGCACCTGAACCAGGTCGCGAGCGACCACGCCGCGCTGGCCACCGTCGTCGACTACGGCGACTCGTGGCGCAAGACCCGCGGCGCGGGCGGCTACGACCTCAAGGCCATCTGCATCACCAAGAAGGCGGCGGGCGACTGCGCCCTGAGCACCAGCGCGCCCAAGCCGCGGCTGTTCGTGATGGCCCAGCTGCACGCCCGCGAGATCACCACGGGCGACGTGGCGTACCGCTGGATCGACCACCTGACCGACGGCTACGGCGTCGACAGCCAGGTCACCTCGCTGCTGAACTCGACCGAGGTGTGGGTCGTGCCGATCGCCAACCCCGACGGCGTCGACATCGTCCAGCGCGGCGGCGGGTCGCCGTACACGCACCGCAAGAACGCGAACACCACCAACGGCCCGAACTGCGGCACGACCGGCGGCACCAGCCAGATCGGCATCGACCTCAACCGCAACACCAGCTCCGGATACGGCACCGGCAGCAGCACCAACCCGTGCTCGGAGACCTACCGCGGCCCGAGCGCGAACTCCGAGGTCGAGACCAAGGCGCTGCAGCAGCTGTGGCGCAGCCTGTACAAGGACCGCCGCGCCACCGGCACCTCGGCCGCGGCGCCCGCCGACACGACGGGTGTCGTGATCAGCATGCACAGCTACTCGAACATGGTGCTGTTCCCGTGGGGCTTCAGCTCGACCTACCACACCGGTAACGACGCGAGCCTGCGCGCGATGGCCAAGGAGATGGCCCGGATCGCGGGGGGCTGGCGCTACGGGCAGCCCGGCGAGGTCCTGTACAACGCGGGCGGCTCCACCGACGACTGGGTTTACGACGACCTGGGCGCGGCGAGCTTCGTGTGGGAGATCGGCAACACCAGTGGCAGCTGTGCGGGGTTCCTGCCCGCGTACTCCTGCCAGAGCGGCACGTACTGGCCGAAGGTGAAGCCGATGCTGACCTACGCGGCGAGCAAGGCGGCCCGCCCGTACGGGCCGTGA
- a CDS encoding beta-ketoacyl [acyl carrier protein] synthase domain-containing protein: MCGHAGNLADTRQTGFRCARGARGVLLRHRVGPRRAHRHVLPRRGDRPTADLSHGWGSNSCATVDAACSSGALAVHLACQSLRTGECDTAIAGGVSLVLGTDHTVGYSAAGMLSAAGRCRFAGEDADGFVRADGVGVIVLKRLSHATAGGDPVHAVILGSAQASKCRTAKAIIAPSVEGYLQEIGRACATAGIDPAAIGYVEAHGNAAPAGDTIEPRALSAAIGVHRPPGRPCLVGSVKTNIGHPEAGGLAGLIKAALVVRHRLVPASPHCSNPTSSVDWKNSGLALVPDTVEWPAPGPAVAGVSTYGLSGTFVHLLIGEPPATLRNRPHPGVGGR; the protein is encoded by the coding sequence ATGTGTGGGCATGCGGGGAACCTAGCCGACACAAGGCAGACCGGATTCCGATGCGCTCGCGGTGCACGCGGAGTTCTTCTCCGGCATCGGGTTGGTCCCCGTCGAGCACACCGACACGTTCTCCCCCGTCGTGGCGATCGGCCGACCGCGGACCTGTCACACGGCTGGGGTTCGAACTCCTGCGCCACTGTCGACGCCGCGTGCTCGTCGGGCGCCCTCGCCGTGCACCTGGCTTGCCAGAGCCTGCGCACCGGCGAGTGCGACACCGCCATCGCCGGCGGGGTGAGTCTGGTGCTGGGCACCGATCACACGGTCGGCTACTCCGCGGCGGGCATGCTGTCAGCCGCGGGCCGCTGCCGCTTCGCCGGCGAGGACGCCGACGGGTTCGTCCGCGCCGACGGCGTCGGCGTGATCGTCCTCAAGCGACTGAGCCACGCCACGGCCGGGGGCGACCCCGTGCACGCGGTGATCCTGGGCAGCGCGCAGGCGAGCAAGTGCCGCACGGCGAAGGCGATCATCGCACCATCGGTGGAGGGCTACCTCCAGGAGATCGGCCGGGCGTGCGCCACCGCGGGCATCGACCCGGCCGCGATCGGCTACGTCGAGGCCCACGGCAACGCCGCCCCCGCGGGCGACACGATCGAACCGCGGGCGCTCAGCGCCGCCATCGGGGTGCACCGCCCGCCCGGGCGGCCGTGCCTGGTCGGCTCGGTCAAGACCAACATCGGCCACCCCGAGGCGGGCGGGCTCGCCGGGTTGATCAAGGCCGCCCTGGTCGTGCGGCACCGCCTGGTGCCTGCGAGCCCGCATTGTTCGAACCCGACTTCCAGTGTGGACTGGAAGAACAGCGGGCTCGCCCTCGTCCCCGACACGGTCGAATGGCCCGCCCCGGGCCCGGCTGTCGCGGGCGTGAGCACCTACGGCCTGTCCGGCACCTTCGTGCACCTCTTGATCGGCGAGCCACCCGCGACTTTGCGGAATCGGCCTCATCCGGGGGTTGGCGGGCGGTAA
- a CDS encoding lytic polysaccharide monooxygenase, translating to MKRRFALAAGAALAPLLLVVIPATPALAHGYVSSPASRQAMCAQGKVPDCGPIVWEPQSVEGPKGQRNCHAGLSQFAQLNDDSRPWPTTSVSGRVTFNWVITARHSTRDWEYYIGNTRVAYFNSGGAQPGATVSHQVDLSGFSGRQKLLAIWNIADTPMAFYSCVDLQIGGGTTPPTTTPPTTTPPTTTPPTTTKPPTTTPPSSGTWTPGTAYATGAVVTYNGASYTCRQAHTALSGWEPDVTPALWLRS from the coding sequence GTGAAACGTCGATTCGCCCTGGCCGCCGGAGCCGCTCTCGCCCCGCTCCTGCTCGTCGTCATCCCAGCCACCCCGGCTCTCGCCCACGGCTACGTGTCGTCCCCCGCCAGCAGGCAGGCCATGTGCGCGCAGGGGAAGGTGCCCGACTGCGGCCCCATCGTCTGGGAGCCGCAGAGCGTCGAAGGACCCAAGGGGCAGCGCAACTGCCACGCCGGGCTGAGCCAGTTCGCCCAGCTCAACGACGACTCGCGCCCCTGGCCCACCACATCGGTCAGCGGCCGGGTCACGTTCAACTGGGTGATCACCGCCCGGCACTCCACCCGCGACTGGGAGTACTACATCGGCAACACCCGGGTCGCGTACTTCAACAGCGGCGGCGCCCAGCCTGGGGCGACGGTGAGTCACCAGGTCGACCTCAGCGGGTTCTCCGGCAGGCAGAAGCTCCTGGCGATCTGGAACATCGCGGACACCCCGATGGCCTTCTACTCGTGCGTCGACCTGCAGATCGGCGGCGGCACCACGCCACCGACCACCACGCCACCGACCACGACTCCGCCGACCACCACTCCCCCGACGACGACCAAGCCGCCGACCACGACCCCGCCGTCGAGCGGGACCTGGACTCCCGGGACGGCGTACGCGACCGGGGCGGTGGTGACCTACAACGGCGCCTCCTACACCTGCAGGCAGGCCCACACGGCGCTGTCGGGCTGGGAACCCGACGTCACCCCCGCGCTCTGGCTGCGGAGCTGA
- a CDS encoding DUF7677 family protein, whose protein sequence is MPTHLSNGASGAIRRFAGWVARGSVGHPMLEGIDYWDALRDSPSSMEICFAVFANVLELDDDGEPTNEKHAEHRAACWLYEYCTGNQPPGEPEIEPWECELY, encoded by the coding sequence ATGCCCACACATCTCAGCAACGGCGCTTCCGGCGCCATCCGGCGCTTCGCCGGATGGGTCGCCCGCGGCTCGGTCGGTCACCCCATGCTCGAAGGGATCGACTACTGGGACGCGCTGCGCGACTCGCCTTCCTCGATGGAGATCTGTTTCGCCGTCTTCGCCAACGTCCTCGAACTCGACGACGATGGTGAACCCACCAACGAGAAGCACGCCGAGCACCGCGCCGCGTGCTGGCTCTACGAGTACTGCACAGGAAACCAGCCGCCGGGGGAACCCGAGATCGAGCCGTGGGAGTGCGAGCTCTACTGA
- a CDS encoding acyl-CoA carboxylase subunit beta, whose product MPGRHLRRVEPPAPPARSMRLLRAERDALENAVLEGKPEANARMRAQGKRTARERLELLLDTGSFTELEMFRRHQARGLKVDETRPHSDGVVVGSGTIDGRRVFVYAQDFTICGGSLGAAHAAKIHKVMDLALAAGAPIVALNDSGGARIQEGVLSLDGYGGIFRRQVEASGVIPQISVVLGPCAGGAAYSPALADFTFMVRDTANMYLTGPDVVAAVTGERVTHAELGGADVHATRSGVATFVHDDEDSCFEDVRYLLSLLPANNLETAPAGPTQGAVDDVRPALADIVPVEPNQPYDMRSVVAEIVDDEDYLEVHENWAANVLCAFGRVDGEVVGIVGNQPLVLAGVLDAAAAQKAARFVRFCDAFAIPLVTLVDVPGFLPGTEQEYAGVIRHGAKLLYAYCEASVPRIQVIVRKAYGGAYIVMDSRSIGADLALAWPTNEIAVMGAAGAVDILFRKELAAAPDPETLRDTLRAEYADQLTHPYYAAEHGLVDDIIDPTKTRAAIARGLAMLRTKRKQAPRRKHGNIPL is encoded by the coding sequence ATGCCCGGCAGGCATTTGCGTCGGGTCGAGCCGCCCGCCCCGCCTGCCCGGTCCATGCGGCTGCTGCGCGCCGAGCGGGACGCGTTGGAGAACGCTGTCCTCGAAGGCAAGCCCGAGGCCAACGCGCGGATGCGGGCGCAGGGCAAGCGAACGGCGCGGGAGCGGCTGGAACTGCTCCTCGACACCGGATCGTTCACCGAGTTGGAGATGTTCCGCAGGCACCAGGCCCGCGGGCTGAAGGTGGATGAGACGCGGCCGCACTCCGACGGTGTCGTGGTGGGGTCCGGCACCATCGACGGGCGCCGGGTTTTCGTCTACGCGCAGGACTTCACGATCTGCGGCGGGTCACTGGGCGCCGCGCACGCGGCGAAGATCCACAAGGTGATGGACCTCGCGCTCGCCGCCGGGGCGCCGATCGTGGCGCTCAACGACAGCGGGGGAGCGCGCATCCAGGAGGGTGTGCTGTCCCTCGACGGGTACGGCGGGATCTTCCGCCGCCAGGTCGAGGCGTCCGGGGTGATCCCGCAGATCAGCGTCGTGCTCGGGCCGTGTGCCGGTGGCGCGGCCTACTCGCCCGCGCTGGCGGACTTCACGTTCATGGTGCGCGACACGGCGAACATGTACCTGACCGGGCCCGACGTGGTGGCCGCGGTGACGGGGGAGCGGGTCACGCACGCCGAACTCGGCGGGGCCGACGTGCACGCGACCCGCTCGGGGGTGGCGACCTTCGTCCACGACGACGAGGACAGCTGCTTCGAGGACGTGCGGTACCTGCTTTCCCTGCTGCCCGCGAACAATCTCGAGACCGCGCCCGCCGGGCCCACCCAGGGCGCCGTCGACGACGTGCGGCCCGCGCTGGCCGACATCGTGCCCGTGGAGCCGAACCAGCCCTACGACATGCGCTCGGTCGTCGCCGAGATCGTCGACGACGAGGACTACCTGGAGGTCCACGAGAACTGGGCCGCCAACGTCCTGTGCGCCTTCGGCCGCGTCGACGGCGAGGTCGTCGGCATAGTGGGCAACCAGCCGTTGGTCCTGGCGGGCGTCCTCGACGCCGCGGCGGCCCAGAAAGCGGCCCGGTTCGTCCGCTTCTGCGACGCTTTCGCCATCCCACTGGTGACGCTGGTCGACGTCCCAGGTTTCCTACCGGGCACCGAACAGGAATACGCGGGCGTCATCCGCCACGGCGCGAAACTGCTCTACGCCTACTGCGAGGCCTCGGTCCCCCGGATCCAGGTGATCGTCCGCAAGGCCTACGGCGGCGCCTACATCGTGATGGACTCCCGCTCCATCGGCGCCGACCTCGCGTTGGCCTGGCCCACCAACGAAATAGCCGTCATGGGCGCCGCCGGAGCGGTGGACATCCTCTTCCGCAAAGAACTGGCCGCCGCCCCCGACCCCGAAACCCTCCGCGACACCCTCCGAGCCGAGTACGCCGACCAACTGACCCACCCGTACTACGCGGCGGAACACGGCCTCGTCGACGACATCATCGACCCGACCAAGACCCGCGCCGCCATCGCCCGCGGACTGGCCATGCTCCGCACCAAACGCAAGCAGGCGCCGCGGCGCAAGCACGGCAACATCCCACTCTGA
- a CDS encoding antibiotic biosynthesis monooxygenase family protein, translating to MSDMDTGDIASTPEPPYYAVVFTSVLRPDHDGYYETAALMAKLVADSPGYLGHESARGADGLGITVAYFTDEAAIKTWRDNAEHAAARARGRAEWYSGFELRISKVERAYGFRRAD from the coding sequence ATGTCGGACATGGACACTGGGGACATCGCAAGCACTCCCGAACCGCCCTACTATGCCGTGGTCTTCACCTCGGTCCTGCGGCCGGACCACGACGGCTACTACGAGACCGCCGCGCTGATGGCGAAGCTGGTCGCCGACAGCCCCGGCTACCTGGGCCACGAGAGCGCGCGCGGCGCGGACGGCCTGGGCATCACCGTGGCCTACTTCACCGACGAGGCCGCCATCAAGACCTGGCGCGACAACGCCGAGCACGCCGCCGCACGCGCGCGCGGCCGCGCCGAGTGGTACTCCGGCTTCGAGCTGAGGATCTCAAAAGTAGAACGCGCGTACGGATTCCGGCGAGCCGACTAG
- a CDS encoding aldo/keto reductase produces METRRIGKTEVSAIGLGGMPLSVDGRPDRERAFATIRAAVDAGVTLIDTADAYSLDETDFGHNEELIAEALKGLDADVLVATKGGHTRGPGRAWGLDGRPEYLRKACDESLRRLGVEAIGLYQFHRPDPTVPVAESVGALAELLDAGKILLAGVSNFDPTQIREANDILGGRLAAVQNQFSPAFRSSEPELELCAELGIAFLPWSPLGGIGGAADLGSRFRPFADLAVERGVSPQRVCLAWMLAKAPVVIPIPGSSRPESIRDSAASADLRLDDAEMARLDGGNSPSH; encoded by the coding sequence ATGGAAACCCGACGGATCGGCAAGACCGAGGTCAGCGCCATCGGACTGGGCGGGATGCCGCTGTCGGTCGACGGCAGGCCGGACCGCGAGCGCGCGTTCGCGACGATCCGGGCCGCGGTCGACGCCGGGGTCACCCTCATCGACACCGCCGACGCGTACTCGCTCGACGAGACCGACTTCGGCCACAACGAGGAGCTGATCGCCGAGGCGCTCAAGGGTCTGGACGCGGACGTGCTCGTGGCGACCAAGGGCGGGCACACGCGCGGGCCGGGTCGGGCTTGGGGGCTCGACGGGCGGCCGGAGTACCTGCGCAAGGCCTGTGACGAGTCGCTGCGGCGGCTGGGGGTCGAGGCGATCGGGCTCTACCAGTTCCACCGCCCCGATCCGACCGTGCCGGTGGCGGAGTCGGTCGGCGCGCTGGCCGAACTGCTCGACGCGGGCAAGATTCTGCTGGCCGGGGTGTCGAATTTCGATCCCACGCAAATCCGCGAGGCGAACGACATCCTCGGCGGGCGGCTGGCCGCGGTGCAGAACCAGTTCTCACCGGCATTTCGCAGCAGCGAACCGGAATTGGAGCTGTGCGCGGAACTGGGAATCGCGTTCCTGCCGTGGAGTCCGCTCGGCGGCATCGGCGGGGCCGCCGACCTGGGCAGCCGGTTCCGGCCGTTCGCCGACCTCGCCGTGGAACGCGGCGTCAGCCCGCAGCGGGTGTGTCTGGCCTGGATGCTGGCCAAGGCACCGGTGGTGATCCCGATTCCGGGGTCCTCGCGGCCGGAGAGCATCCGCGATTCCGCCGCTTCAGCGGACTTGCGGCTCGACGACGCGGAGATGGCCCGGCTCGATGGCGGCAATTCGCCGTCCCATTGA
- a CDS encoding DinB family protein — MTGSDPKAELHRYLNLGRDALLWKLEGLSEYDIRRPMTPTGTNLLGLVKHVAGCEIAYFGDTFGRPFEQTFPWMADDAEPNADMWATADESRAEILGLYERVRAHSDATITALTLESLGRVPHWDADRNTVTLHRILIHMATETHRHAGHADIVRELIDGATGLRVDADNMPSDDSAWWSEYRERLETTAREAQ, encoded by the coding sequence ATGACCGGATCAGATCCCAAGGCGGAACTCCACCGCTACCTCAACCTCGGCCGCGACGCGCTGCTGTGGAAGCTCGAAGGCCTCTCCGAGTACGACATCCGCCGCCCGATGACGCCGACGGGGACCAACCTGTTGGGGCTGGTCAAGCATGTCGCCGGCTGCGAGATCGCCTACTTCGGCGACACCTTCGGCAGGCCGTTCGAGCAGACCTTCCCCTGGATGGCCGACGACGCCGAACCCAACGCGGACATGTGGGCGACGGCCGACGAGTCGCGGGCCGAGATCCTCGGGCTGTACGAACGGGTGCGCGCCCACTCGGACGCGACGATCACAGCGTTGACCCTGGAGTCCCTGGGGCGGGTGCCGCATTGGGATGCCGACCGCAACACGGTCACACTGCACCGGATCCTGATCCACATGGCCACCGAGACCCACCGCCACGCCGGGCACGCGGACATCGTGCGGGAACTGATCGATGGAGCGACCGGCCTTCGGGTCGACGCCGACAACATGCCCAGCGACGACTCGGCCTGGTGGTCGGAGTACCGGGAGCGACTGGAGACGACCGCCCGCGAGGCTCAGTAG
- a CDS encoding FtsK/SpoIIIE domain-containing protein, with product MLGKGERRNRAEQALAELRSVLGLALGAAQNRRTRAETRKRQLEFERAVYGMGLATAARDSALMASLADDPARRAVWQRVTAERDRNYAEWHESGLGAVRDVVAAEAVGPAGLPWEDWLGKVGRDPGASAPRLWRIGSARVEHAPPEHGFPLAVPLLDVGHLRLNSVADSRAAVDSIVESLLVRMLSTFVPGAIRVHLWDIGHLTGPLPRLHPLTAAGLMVVHDPTRLDDLLAGLAGHIRKVHAATLRHGAGSLRETCAAAGKRVEPWQVAVLFGNGERPADELYRELNRVARTGPDAGVHLILVDVPVAGNSPMETVTFVDGEHATSSMTGPGVVVRADAPAPAASVSRAASAIGEVVLSRRGRPRTFADLLPDTLCQESARDELRTPVGFHDGAPVEVVIGDATPHALVAGPSGSGKTNFLYAMLGGLAARYPPSELEMYLLDFKEGVSFAGLTPGRKDPSWLPQARLVGVNVNTDREFGLALLRFLAEELARRAEAAKRQEVTKLAELREADPDGHWPRIVAVIDEFQALFGGRDQITQQAASLLEDVARRGRSQGIHLVLASQDIAGIEAFWGKPAVYDQCTLRIAMPKAKRVLAEHNNASVTLPRWHAVLNHESGVAHGNEIAHIPDASSRGTFDALQRRLWEEQSSPVPRLFDGAHQPELLTAAAYANPTGPVLGQVIDVADQSACPRLDPVPGRNLAVLGTATADALSIMESAALSLARLHAPGTCDFSLWCPVASLHERVGRLAEVLTGLGHVVDLRTGEDIATLTEESAERPRFVFFYAVDAAHPWLEVKEPPLMRSGLDRLRSLLKNGPTAHVHTIGWWRGVGRLKDTLGFGGTDDVGAWVALDVQGQELNSIAAGQLVDWSPRPHRAVFFDRTTHARPQVVIPFDTSTAMDPS from the coding sequence ATGCTGGGCAAGGGCGAGCGTCGCAATCGGGCCGAGCAGGCGCTGGCGGAGCTGCGGAGTGTGCTGGGGCTGGCGCTGGGCGCGGCCCAGAACCGGCGGACGCGGGCCGAGACCCGCAAGCGGCAGCTGGAGTTCGAGCGGGCCGTCTACGGGATGGGTCTGGCGACGGCCGCCCGCGATTCCGCCCTGATGGCGAGCCTGGCGGACGACCCGGCGCGGCGCGCGGTGTGGCAGCGGGTGACGGCCGAGCGGGACCGCAACTACGCCGAGTGGCACGAAAGTGGCCTCGGCGCGGTCCGCGACGTGGTCGCCGCCGAAGCGGTCGGCCCGGCCGGGCTGCCGTGGGAGGACTGGCTCGGGAAGGTCGGGCGCGACCCCGGCGCCTCGGCGCCGCGGTTGTGGCGGATCGGGTCGGCGCGGGTGGAGCACGCCCCGCCGGAGCACGGATTCCCGCTGGCGGTGCCGCTGCTCGACGTGGGGCACCTGCGGCTGAACTCGGTCGCCGACAGCCGGGCGGCGGTGGACTCGATCGTGGAGTCGCTGCTGGTCCGGATGCTGAGCACGTTCGTCCCGGGCGCGATCAGGGTGCACCTGTGGGACATCGGCCATCTGACCGGTCCGCTGCCGAGGCTGCACCCGCTGACGGCGGCCGGGTTGATGGTGGTGCACGACCCGACCCGGCTCGACGACCTGCTCGCCGGTCTCGCGGGGCACATCCGCAAGGTGCACGCGGCGACGCTGCGCCACGGCGCCGGATCGCTGCGGGAGACGTGCGCGGCGGCGGGCAAGCGGGTCGAGCCGTGGCAGGTGGCGGTGCTCTTCGGCAACGGCGAGCGGCCCGCGGACGAGCTCTACCGCGAGCTGAACCGGGTGGCGCGCACCGGGCCGGACGCGGGGGTGCACCTGATCCTGGTGGACGTGCCGGTGGCGGGGAACAGTCCGATGGAGACAGTGACCTTCGTCGACGGCGAGCACGCGACGAGCAGCATGACCGGGCCGGGCGTGGTGGTCCGGGCCGACGCGCCCGCGCCCGCGGCGTCGGTGAGCCGGGCGGCGAGCGCGATCGGCGAGGTCGTGCTGTCGCGGCGTGGCAGGCCGCGCACGTTCGCCGACCTGCTGCCGGACACGCTGTGCCAGGAGTCGGCGCGCGATGAGCTACGCACCCCGGTCGGGTTCCACGACGGTGCTCCGGTCGAGGTGGTGATCGGCGACGCGACGCCGCACGCGCTGGTCGCGGGGCCGAGCGGGTCGGGCAAGACCAACTTCCTCTACGCGATGCTCGGCGGTCTCGCCGCCCGGTATCCGCCGTCCGAGCTGGAGATGTACCTGCTCGACTTCAAGGAAGGTGTCTCCTTCGCGGGCCTCACCCCGGGCCGCAAGGACCCGAGCTGGCTGCCGCAGGCGCGACTGGTCGGGGTGAACGTGAACACCGACCGCGAGTTCGGGTTGGCGCTGCTGCGGTTCCTGGCCGAGGAGCTGGCCAGGCGGGCGGAGGCGGCCAAGCGCCAGGAGGTCACCAAGCTCGCGGAGCTGCGGGAGGCCGACCCGGACGGGCACTGGCCGCGCATCGTCGCGGTCATCGACGAGTTCCAGGCGCTGTTCGGCGGCCGCGACCAGATCACCCAGCAGGCGGCGTCGCTGCTGGAGGACGTGGCGCGGCGCGGGCGCTCCCAAGGCATCCACCTGGTGCTCGCGAGCCAGGACATCGCGGGCATCGAGGCGTTCTGGGGCAAGCCCGCGGTCTATGACCAGTGCACACTGCGGATCGCGATGCCGAAGGCGAAGCGGGTGCTCGCCGAGCACAACAACGCCTCGGTCACGCTGCCGCGCTGGCACGCCGTGCTCAACCACGAATCCGGTGTGGCGCACGGGAATGAGATCGCGCACATCCCGGACGCGTCGAGCCGGGGGACGTTCGACGCGCTGCAGCGCAGGCTGTGGGAGGAGCAGTCCTCCCCCGTGCCGCGGCTGTTCGACGGCGCCCACCAGCCCGAACTGCTCACCGCGGCGGCGTACGCGAACCCGACCGGTCCCGTGCTGGGCCAGGTCATCGACGTGGCCGACCAGTCGGCGTGCCCGCGGCTGGACCCGGTGCCCGGCCGCAACCTGGCCGTCCTGGGCACGGCGACGGCGGACGCTCTGTCCATTATGGAGAGTGCGGCGCTGTCGCTGGCCCGGCTGCACGCGCCGGGGACGTGCGACTTCAGCCTGTGGTGCCCGGTGGCATCACTGCACGAGCGGGTCGGGCGGCTCGCCGAGGTGCTCACCGGTCTTGGGCATGTGGTCGATCTGCGGACCGGCGAGGACATCGCGACCCTGACCGAGGAATCCGCCGAGCGTCCGCGGTTCGTGTTCTTCTACGCCGTCGACGCGGCCCACCCGTGGCTGGAGGTCAAGGAGCCGCCGCTGATGCGCAGCGGGCTCGACCGGCTGCGGTCCCTGCTCAAGAACGGACCGACCGCCCACGTGCACACGATCGGCTGGTGGCGCGGTGTCGGCAGGCTCAAGGACACCCTGGGCTTCGGCGGCACCGACGACGTGGGCGCCTGGGTGGCGCTCGACGTGCAGGGCCAGGAGCTCAACAGCATCGCGGCCGGTCAGCTCGTCGACTGGTCGCCGCGCCCGCACCGCGCGGTGTTCTTCGACCGCACCACGCACGCCCGGCCGCAGGTCGTGATCCCGTTCGACACCTCGACCGCGATGGACCCCTCATGA
- a CDS encoding DUF305 domain-containing protein, whose amino-acid sequence MARRILVALTALAALAGCGAPASAPTLAPVPGVEFNDTDVMYLQMSIAHHRQGIDLVRLAAGRPVRAQVGELARAIELTQAEEVESMTRWLTEWGKPADADPDPGAHEAHGGLPVTAPDTIENLRTTTDGEFERRFVTVLTGHQHGAVEMARAELAGGVSHSARALADRVVRSRKGQIEQLLTLTGQPG is encoded by the coding sequence GTGGCGCGCCGCATCCTGGTCGCCCTCACGGCCCTAGCCGCCCTCGCCGGGTGCGGCGCGCCCGCCTCAGCCCCGACGCTCGCCCCGGTGCCGGGCGTGGAGTTCAACGACACCGATGTGATGTACCTGCAGATGTCGATCGCCCACCACCGCCAGGGCATCGACCTGGTCCGACTCGCCGCGGGACGCCCGGTGCGGGCCCAGGTGGGCGAGTTGGCCAGGGCGATCGAGCTGACCCAGGCCGAGGAGGTCGAGTCGATGACCAGGTGGCTCACGGAGTGGGGCAAGCCCGCCGACGCCGACCCGGACCCGGGCGCGCACGAGGCGCACGGCGGGCTGCCGGTGACCGCCCCCGACACCATCGAGAACCTCAGGACCACCACCGACGGCGAGTTCGAACGCCGCTTCGTCACCGTGCTGACGGGGCATCAGCACGGTGCGGTGGAAATGGCCCGCGCGGAGCTGGCGGGCGGTGTCAGCCACTCCGCGCGGGCGCTCGCCGACCGGGTCGTCCGGTCCCGCAAGGGTCAGATCGAGCAGCTGCTCACCCTGACCGGGCAACCCGGCTAG